AAAGAAAATGTCATCGGCCTGATCAATCACTCCCTGCCCTGCAAGCGTACGACCGATCGCCCGGAGAACCGGACGGTACATGACAGGGAGCATCGTGTCGATGTAGAAATGATGATCCTCATCCAGCCCCCAGCACTGTAACCCATACTGATACATCTGCCAAAATTCCTGTTTCGCCGTTCCCTCCGGCACGCCGTCCATGAGCGCCTTCATGGCTAACTCGCGGCGTTGACGCAGTGCGGCGTATTGCGCGTCGATGTCTTCTTCTTTTTGCACGTAAGACTGGATCAGTTCCCAGGCATATTTCGAATTCTCTACCCATGACTCATTGACAAATTCGTGAGAGTAAGACGTGCGATACCCGTACACTTCAAGCAGGTTGCGTAGCTTTTGTACAAGCGCCGCCCCGTGGGCCGTGGCACAAAGTGCGGCGTCCATCTCATGCGCTGAGGTGCTCCCGACCACCGCCGCCCACTGCGCATCCGCTTTGATCTCATTGGCCAGCTGCCGAAAGGCCCTATCAGTTTCCAAAGACTTGTTCATCACCCCGACGAGCAACTCGTACACGGGCTGCCCATCAGTCGCTTCCGTCATTTTCTTGTACAAGTCCTCGAGAATGAGGCCAACTTCTATCCGCGGAAAAATGATGTCAAAGTGAATATCCCACGCGACCGCATAGAAGCGATGCATCTCCTGAATAAGTTGCAGCGCCTGTTCAGGGCTGAACTCGCGTGTGGCCATCTGTTTTAGTTGATCGTAGTAGGGAAGTAAAACCGTCTCCAGCTTCTCTTGATAGTAGTCCATGATCACGGGGAGGCGCTGAGCCATGACGTCGTGATGACGTCTCGTGCGCTCTTCCGTGTCTCCTTGAAATGGAATATTGCACTGATAAAAGCGCCCGCGGTACATCCTGACTGAAAACCGTTCGAGGGGAACTTGAAGCGTCTCGAACGCGCGCCTGGTGCCTTCCTCTTGATTCGGAAGTTGAAACGAGGCAAACAGCGGTGTCAGCACATGAGGAAAATGCACGTCGTCGCGTACATAAAAATCGTTGTCGTCTTTCTC
This genomic interval from Sulfoacidibacillus ferrooxidans contains the following:
- a CDS encoding PEP-utilizing enzyme, yielding MKYLYSEKDDNDFYVRDDVHFPHVLTPLFASFQLPNQEEGTRRAFETLQVPLERFSVRMYRGRFYQCNIPFQGDTEERTRRHHDVMAQRLPVIMDYYQEKLETVLLPYYDQLKQMATREFSPEQALQLIQEMHRFYAVAWDIHFDIIFPRIEVGLILEDLYKKMTEATDGQPVYELLVGVMNKSLETDRAFRQLANEIKADAQWAAVVGSTSAHEMDAALCATAHGAALVQKLRNLLEVYGYRTSYSHEFVNESWVENSKYAWELIQSYVQKEEDIDAQYAALRQRRELAMKALMDGVPEGTAKQEFWQMYQYGLQCWGLDEDHHFYIDTMLPVMYRPVLRAIGRTLAGQGVIDQADDIFFLYYEEVCQSLANPSARQSLVHLRKQEYETFKQEQGEPHLGQLPPASGEEDVLVDRVFGLPKFMKENTKTFFKGYAASKGSHTGTVRIVNDQEEFSKISHGDVLVCKSTTPPWTVLFSVAGAIVTDAGGILSHAGTVAREYGIPAVLGTKVATRTLRDGDVVTVNGTEGTVVVLSA